In Halogeometricum sp. S1BR25-6, a single genomic region encodes these proteins:
- a CDS encoding tripartite tricarboxylate transporter TctB family protein, translated as MTVGTDRLRSSPLAVAFIVGAAVVILFAAQFPSGGEVGPGFFPIGISAGIILFALVELVTESDGGLDVSDHDLRAAGVVFALVLGYLLMMPLAGFLVGTILFLPVILYYSGVRSPATILLMSILLPVALFYIFSQFFLVPLPEGVIPFSRLLPRLPVWVML; from the coding sequence ATGACGGTGGGAACCGACAGGCTTCGGTCAAGTCCGCTCGCGGTCGCCTTCATCGTCGGCGCGGCGGTTGTGATACTCTTCGCGGCCCAGTTCCCGAGCGGCGGCGAGGTCGGACCGGGTTTCTTCCCCATCGGCATCTCAGCCGGCATCATCCTCTTCGCACTCGTCGAGTTGGTCACCGAGAGCGACGGTGGCCTCGACGTGAGCGACCACGACCTTCGGGCCGCCGGCGTGGTGTTTGCCCTCGTGCTGGGCTATCTCCTGATGATGCCGCTTGCGGGATTCCTCGTGGGGACGATACTGTTCCTGCCGGTCATCCTCTACTACTCGGGTGTCCGCTCGCCGGCGACGATACTCCTGATGTCGATACTGCTTCCCGTCGCGCTGTTCTACATCTTTAGTCAGTTCTTCTTGGTCCCGCTCCCGGAGGGCGTGATACCGTTTTCCAGACTGCTCCCGCGGCTTCCCGTCTGGGTGATGCTATGA
- a CDS encoding tripartite tricarboxylate transporter permease produces MIEAILGGLANVLNPFTLFLMVAGVLIGILMGSIPGMTATMTVAVLLSFTFTMDPGNGMMLLLGIYGGAVYSGSIPAILIRTPGTPSAAATIFDGYPLSQKGEAGRAIRISTVASFIGGVISVIGLMFFSPLIADAALQFRSPEFFALALFGLTIIASVSGDSLPKGMISGLFGMLVATVGIDPLTGFQRFTFGVPELLTGVQFIAVMIGLFGIAEGMKAYSSGIDGEGKKVEQDIEGIVPSLSDLKAIGPVSTLSGIAGVLIGSIPGAGGDIAAFITYNEATRWIKDAVPSFGEGNIRGIAAAESGNNASTGGALIPTLTLGIPGDSVSAILIGALMVHDVQPGPALYQEETTLLYTIFVGFLLIYVLILLFGLLGAHYWVRLINIRESLLWPAILVLCVIGAVALRGNLFDAWVMLGAGALGYVLRLRGYPLAPMVLGLILAPIAETNLRRSLSLSGGSLDIFYTSPIALVIILLSVATIAVPAVRSLSSGSSA; encoded by the coding sequence ATGATCGAGGCCATCCTCGGCGGGTTGGCGAACGTCCTCAACCCGTTCACGCTGTTCCTGATGGTCGCCGGCGTACTCATCGGCATCCTGATGGGGTCGATTCCGGGGATGACGGCGACGATGACCGTCGCCGTCCTGCTCTCGTTCACGTTCACGATGGACCCGGGCAACGGGATGATGCTCCTGCTCGGTATCTACGGCGGCGCGGTGTACTCGGGGTCGATCCCAGCGATTCTCATCCGTACGCCGGGAACGCCGTCGGCGGCGGCGACCATCTTCGACGGCTACCCGCTCTCGCAGAAGGGAGAGGCGGGCAGAGCCATCCGCATCAGCACCGTTGCCTCGTTCATCGGCGGCGTCATCAGCGTCATCGGTCTGATGTTCTTCTCCCCGCTCATCGCCGACGCGGCGCTGCAGTTCCGTTCGCCGGAGTTCTTCGCGCTCGCGCTGTTCGGGTTGACGATCATCGCCAGCGTCAGCGGCGACTCCCTCCCGAAAGGGATGATATCCGGCCTCTTCGGGATGCTCGTCGCAACCGTCGGTATCGACCCACTCACCGGCTTCCAGCGGTTCACCTTCGGCGTTCCGGAACTGCTCACCGGCGTCCAGTTCATCGCGGTCATGATCGGATTGTTCGGTATCGCGGAGGGGATGAAGGCGTACTCCTCGGGTATCGACGGTGAGGGCAAGAAGGTCGAACAAGATATCGAGGGCATCGTCCCCTCCCTCTCGGACCTGAAGGCCATCGGTCCCGTCTCGACGCTGTCCGGCATCGCCGGCGTCCTCATCGGCTCGATTCCCGGCGCGGGCGGCGACATCGCGGCGTTCATCACCTACAACGAGGCGACGCGGTGGATCAAGGATGCCGTCCCCTCGTTCGGTGAGGGTAACATCCGCGGTATCGCGGCCGCGGAGTCCGGGAACAACGCCAGCACTGGCGGCGCGCTGATTCCGACGCTCACACTCGGCATCCCGGGCGACTCGGTATCGGCCATCCTCATCGGCGCGCTGATGGTCCACGACGTCCAACCCGGTCCGGCGCTCTATCAGGAGGAGACGACGCTGCTGTACACCATCTTCGTCGGCTTCCTCCTCATTTACGTTCTCATCCTCCTCTTCGGGCTGCTCGGAGCGCACTACTGGGTTCGACTCATCAACATCCGGGAATCGCTGTTGTGGCCCGCCATCCTCGTCCTCTGCGTCATCGGTGCGGTGGCGCTCCGGGGCAACCTGTTCGACGCGTGGGTGATGCTCGGCGCGGGTGCCCTCGGGTACGTGCTCCGACTCCGGGGCTACCCGTTGGCGCCGATGGTGCTCGGACTCATCCTCGCGCCCATCGCCGAGACGAATCTCCGACGTTCTCTCTCGCTGTCCGGAGGCTCGCTCGATATCTTCTACACGAGTCCCATCGCACTCGTGATCATCCTCCTCAGCGTCGCGACTATCGCCGTTCCCGCCGTTCGCTCTCTCTCTTCGGGTTCCTCCGCCTGA
- a CDS encoding S8 family peptidase → MSPLTRRALLKGVAGSTVALGAMGTATAADDREQYVVTASGTGALKRLERSDAEVVASIAGDTVHLVLATEAADIEGISGVASVDPNEGYRLLGPAKRATSTAESLDDQYASLQWDKMAETTGAFEAHDTATGAGSTVAIIDTGIDEQHPDIPAVMEKGRLFRADGLTSPDDDPTVAGDETIEANLHPDTEEVEPYVWRGPPETRSQSAADDVQSHGSHCAGIAAAKDDIDADGVPEDLGVVGMAPDAEAVPLRVFYWKRFEDYELDGDADGEVEETIPVVTTLYTTDFDIMSAIDYAPDVGADAANMSLGGGVVKGSAHSSGEHVAYQRVTQDAVERGTVVTASAGNASANLQQGGFYTLPNSVPGTLSVSATGPNNELAFYSNYGTSDIDVGAPGGGYETLEKTLAADTEWPYPTNLVLSTVPPDLNDGLAYDWYAGTSMAAPQVAGLVALIREVAPEMSAKKIQNVIERTARYSTGRSSPKLGAGVVYAPDALEEAQR, encoded by the coding sequence ATGTCTCCGCTTACCAGACGCGCACTCCTCAAAGGAGTCGCCGGCAGCACGGTCGCCCTCGGGGCGATGGGAACCGCGACGGCCGCGGACGACCGGGAACAGTACGTCGTCACCGCGTCCGGGACGGGCGCACTGAAGCGACTCGAACGAAGCGACGCGGAGGTCGTCGCCTCCATCGCAGGCGATACCGTCCACCTCGTCCTCGCGACCGAGGCGGCGGACATCGAGGGAATCAGCGGTGTCGCGTCCGTCGACCCGAACGAGGGGTATCGCCTGCTCGGCCCGGCGAAGCGGGCGACCAGCACGGCGGAGTCGCTGGACGACCAGTACGCCTCGCTCCAGTGGGACAAGATGGCCGAGACGACCGGCGCGTTCGAGGCGCACGACACCGCGACGGGCGCCGGCAGCACCGTCGCCATCATCGACACCGGCATCGACGAACAGCACCCGGACATCCCCGCCGTGATGGAGAAGGGCAGACTGTTCCGCGCGGACGGACTGACCAGCCCCGACGACGACCCTACCGTGGCGGGCGACGAGACCATCGAGGCGAACCTCCACCCCGACACCGAGGAGGTGGAACCGTACGTCTGGCGCGGCCCGCCGGAGACGCGTTCGCAGTCGGCGGCCGACGACGTGCAATCACACGGAAGTCACTGCGCCGGCATCGCCGCGGCGAAGGACGACATCGACGCCGACGGCGTTCCCGAGGACCTCGGCGTCGTCGGGATGGCGCCGGACGCCGAGGCCGTGCCTCTTCGCGTGTTCTACTGGAAGCGATTCGAGGACTACGAACTCGACGGCGACGCCGACGGCGAGGTCGAGGAGACGATTCCGGTCGTCACGACGCTGTACACCACGGACTTCGACATCATGAGCGCCATCGACTACGCCCCCGACGTCGGCGCTGACGCCGCGAACATGAGCCTCGGTGGCGGCGTGGTGAAGGGTTCCGCGCACAGTTCCGGCGAGCACGTCGCCTACCAGCGCGTGACGCAGGACGCGGTCGAGCGGGGCACCGTCGTGACCGCCAGCGCGGGCAACGCGAGCGCGAACCTCCAACAGGGCGGCTTCTACACCCTCCCGAACAGCGTCCCCGGGACACTGAGCGTCAGCGCCACCGGGCCGAACAACGAACTCGCATTCTACTCGAACTACGGCACCAGCGACATCGACGTCGGAGCGCCCGGCGGCGGCTACGAGACGCTGGAGAAGACGCTCGCGGCCGATACCGAGTGGCCCTATCCCACGAACCTCGTTCTCTCGACGGTGCCGCCGGACCTCAACGACGGCCTCGCGTACGACTGGTACGCCGGCACGTCGATGGCCGCACCGCAGGTGGCCGGTCTCGTCGCCCTGATTCGGGAGGTGGCGCCGGAGATGAGCGCCAAGAAAATTCAAAACGTTATCGAGCGCACCGCCCGCTACAGCACGGGCCGGAGCAGCCCCAAACTCGGCGCGGGCGTCGTCTACGCCCCCGACGCTCTCGAAGAGGCGCAGCGCTGA
- a CDS encoding response regulator transcription factor: MQHSQPTSEREEEATEQTVLLVDDDEAFRETLVIWLAGEKGWSVREAADGEAALSELDASVDVLVLDRRMPNLSGPEVIDRLDETAFDGDVFVLSAYEADEHLNDDGDRIAAYITKPIRREEFLERLEASR; encoded by the coding sequence ATGCAGCACAGTCAACCTACGTCCGAACGGGAGGAAGAGGCGACGGAACAAACCGTCCTGTTGGTCGACGACGACGAGGCGTTTCGGGAGACGCTCGTCATCTGGCTGGCGGGAGAGAAAGGGTGGTCGGTGCGGGAGGCGGCCGACGGAGAGGCCGCGCTGTCGGAACTCGACGCGTCGGTGGACGTCCTCGTCCTCGACCGTCGGATGCCGAACCTCTCGGGACCGGAGGTGATAGACCGCCTCGACGAAACGGCGTTCGACGGCGACGTGTTCGTCCTCAGCGCCTACGAAGCGGACGAACACCTGAACGACGACGGCGACCGCATCGCCGCGTACATCACCAAGCCGATCCGTCGCGAGGAGTTCCTCGAACGCCTCGAAGCGAGTCGTTGA
- a CDS encoding phosphotransferase family protein, translating into MRYLKASPDGEPRSIPAEPRIQSILRARTSMPVPAVRGVVDDHGALPTSYFLMDALPGERVAYERVTRFGDDALRRLARETGEQLGELHSVPAVDAFGFVGHDTAEGRHTEPGAERPGLSAPRGRAPSRASRPERR; encoded by the coding sequence GTGCGATACCTGAAGGCGTCCCCCGACGGCGAGCCTCGGTCGATTCCGGCCGAACCCCGGATTCAGTCCATTCTCCGCGCTCGCACGTCGATGCCCGTCCCCGCGGTTCGCGGCGTCGTCGACGACCACGGGGCGCTCCCGACGTCCTACTTCCTCATGGACGCCCTCCCCGGCGAGCGCGTCGCCTACGAACGCGTGACTCGGTTCGGCGACGACGCGCTTCGACGACTCGCCCGGGAGACGGGCGAGCAGTTGGGCGAACTCCACTCGGTTCCGGCCGTCGATGCGTTCGGGTTCGTCGGCCACGACACCGCTGAGGGCCGTCACACGGAGCCGGGCGCGGAGCGACCGGGTCTCAGCGCTCCTCGCGGTCGCGCTCCGTCGAGAGCGTCTCGCCCAGAACGGCGTTGA